Proteins from one Triticum aestivum cultivar Chinese Spring chromosome 7A, IWGSC CS RefSeq v2.1, whole genome shotgun sequence genomic window:
- the LOC123151398 gene encoding uncharacterized protein: protein MTMGLLAGDGGGGGLGYNTSCGKTSGLVWNLTSSYADQSNEASMMSATVIMFLLAALFFNLNLFSGLSDTSAILDPKVRVVLSKALSLFLPVMSYLFSEAKNAGGLACGGAAAPELPLRARLILTWMLLVELLRNKVEEIRMQRGDDGWHRGTVERAGRVVWLGSLVFFNLRGAGRKSVLGILWLLCVAKLVQRVTFTLVGKNSLAYGKNARLIISYMHHVPHHQPLQQQHGDDADHGDELLQRCRYAVMGEDKLVNKPTPAGYSVTSDITTAPTTTTVGKIWRLAEDDPFLASVDQDGRLRRLCLSFALFKLLRRSFEHLPPMSEAETRDCRSLIFFEGGLYCSSKRSNRSNGQGEDEKAVAAAEELFQVMKDETIFLSEYYHSVVPVALASPFFLLANYLLLPAMVLLLCLVIVVLCGNGDVPFAFHSLRSDNYSVSFGVLRMARCLLTRVLSSPSVFFSTIDLSITLLLFLVLVYEQVWEFVVFLFSNWFLVSMLHGYAAKPRWRRSATFNWAIRRMLWVRSKMSHPDITMRQFSALRSCRLSRQLRMVPAVSLTLPTIPVPKEVKHSIAEYLLLSATSLQEEDDCDPTATRRGLLSNGQLAVAEYAELRRACKSESIAEVILAWHIATCLFEEKFPSPHASPSRDMVVATTLSRYCAYLVAFHPELLPENEESTERVFEIMEEDLRRTVGFWRYHLPAAVAPLLGSGYEQIMRLEERPNLAQALEMAEMSALQRGAILERALEKEAKCAAGVEGMWKVLADLWVQLMVYVAPSGGEEHVMGHAKVLPEGGEFVTVLWALATHTGMRRAAPVAVGSMEHV from the coding sequence ATGACCATGGGCTTGCTGGCCGgagatggcggtggcggcggccttgGCTACAACACGAGCTGCGGGAAGACCAGCGGCCTGGTGTGGAACCTGACGTCCTCCTACGCGGACCAGAGCAACGAGGCCTCCATGATGTCCGCCACCGTCATCATGTTCCTCCTCGCCGCACTCTTCTTCAACCTCAACCTCTTCAGCGGCCTCTCCGACACCAGCGCCATCCTCGACCCCAAGGTCCGCGTCGTGCTCTCCAAGGCGctctccctcttcctccccgtCATGTCCTACCTCTTCTCCGAGGCCAAGAACGCCGGCGGCCTCGCGTgcggcggcgccgccgcgcccgagcTCCCGCTGCGGGCCCGGCTGATCCTCACGTGGATGCTCCTCGTCGAGCTCCTCCGCAACAAGGTGGAGGAGATCCGCATGCAGCGCGGGGACGACGGCTGGCACAGGGGCACCGTGGAGCGCGCCGGCCGCGTCGTCTGGCTCGGGAGCCTCGTCTTCTTCAACCTGCGCGGCGCCGGGCGCAAGTCCGTGCTGGGCATCCTCTGGCTCCTCTGCGTCGCCAAGCTGGTGCAGAGGGTCACCTTCACCTTGGTGGGGAAGAACTCTCTCGCCTACGGGAAGAACGCGCGCCTCATCATCTCCTACATGCATCATGTGCCTCATCATCAGCCGCTGCAGCAGCAGCATGGAGACGACGCCGACCACGGCGACGAGCTCTTGCAGAGGTGTCGGTACGCGGTGATGGGAGAAGACAAGCTGGTGAATAAGCCAACCCCGGCCGGCTACAGCGTCACAAGTGACATCACCACCGCCCCGACGACGACGACCGTCGGGAAAATCTGGCGGCTTGCAGAGGATGACCCCTTCCTTGCCTCCGTCGACCAAGACGGGCGGCTGAGGAGGCTCTGCCTCTCCTTCGCGCTCTTCAAACTCCTTCGCCGGAGTTTCGAGCACCTGCCGCCGATGAGCGAGGCCGAGACCCGCGACTGCCGGAGCCTCATCTTCTTCGAAGGGGGCTTGTACTGCAGCAGCAAGAGGAGCAACCGGAGCAATGGCCAAGGCGAAGACGAGaaggcagtagcagcagcagaggaaTTATTCCAGGTGATGAAGGACGAGACCATCTTCCTGAGCGAGTACTACCACTCCGTCGTCCCCGTGGCCCTGGCGAGCCCCTTCTTCCTGCTCGCCAACTACCTGCTCCTCCCGGCCATGGTGCTGCTCCTCTGCCTCGTTATCGTCGTCCTCTGCGGCAACGGCGACGTGCCCTTCGCCTTCCACAGCCTGAGGAGCGACAACTACAGCGTCTCGTTCGGGGTGCTCAGGATGGCCAGGTGCCTCCTGACGAGAGTCCTCAGTTCGCCCTCGGTCTTCTTCTCCACCATCGACCTCTCCATCACCTTGCTCCTCTTCCTCGTGCTGGTGTACGAGCAGGTGTGGGAGTTTGTGGTCTTCCTCTTCTCCAACTGGTTCCTCGTGTCCATGCTCCACGGCTACGCCGCCAAGCCCCGCTGGCGCCGGAGCGCCACCTTCAACTGGGCCATCCGCCGCATGCTCTGGGTGAGGAGCAAGATGAGCCACCCGGACATCACCATGAGGCAGTTCTCCGCGCTCAGGTCCTGCCGTCTCAGCCGCCAGCTGAGGATGGTGCCGGCCGTCTCGCTGACGCTGCCGACCATCCCCGTGCCGAAGGAGGTGAAGCATTCCATCGCGGAGTACCTATTACTATCAGCAACGTCGCTGCAGGAGGAGGACGACTGCGACCCCACCGCCACTCGTCGTGGTCTTCTCAGCAACGGTCAGCTCGCGGTCGCCGAGTACGCGGAGCTCCGGCGTGCGTGCAAGAGCGAGAGCATCGCCGAGGTGATCCTCGCGTGGCACATCGCCACCTGCCTCTTCGAGGAGAAGTTTCCGTCACCGCACGCCTCGCCCTCGCGTGACATGGTTGTGGCGACGACGCTGTCCAGGTACTGCGCCTACCTGGTAGCCTTCCACCCGGAGCTACTGCCGGAAAACGAGGAGAGCACAGAGCGCGTCTTCGAGATcatggaggaagatctgaggcgtACGGTCGGTTTCTGGCGCTACCACCTCCCGGCGGCGGTGGCGCCGCTGCTGGGTTCCGGGTACGAGCAGATCATGCGCCTGGAGGAGAGGCCGAACCTGGCCCAGGCGCTAGAAATGGCGGAGATGTCGGCGCTGCAGAGGGGGGCCATCCTAGAGCGCGCGCTGGAGAAAGAAGCCAAGTGCGCCGCAGGCGTGGAGGGGATGTGGAAGGTGCTGGCTGATCTGTGGGTGCAGCTCATGGTGTACGTGGCGCCGTCGGGGGGCGAGGAGCACGTCATGGGGCACGCCAAGGTGCTGCCGGAGGGCGGCGAGTTCGTCACCGTGCTCTGGGCGCTGGCCACGCACACCGGCatgcgccgcgccgcgccggtggcTGTCGGCAGCATGGAACATGTTTAG